Within Lysobacterales bacterium, the genomic segment GACGCTCGCCGGACCGGGCCCGTTCGTGTTCGGCCAGGTCAACGAGCTGGTCGCCGACCAGTACATGCTGGACACCCGGACCGGCCGGCTGTGGCGTCTGGTCGACACCGCCGACGGCACCGGCAGCGTGCTGGAACCGGTGCCCTATGCGCTGCCGGACGGCAGCAGCCAGCCGCTGCCGCCCGATGCGCAGCCCGGATTGCCGGTTCCCGCCGATCTCGTGCCCGTGGTTCCGCCCGGGCGCTGATGCACGCGCGGCCGTCCTCACTCCGCGGCCGCGCGGAAATCGCGTGACCGCGGCGGGCGGGCTTTGCTAGACTTGCGCGCTGATCGGAACGTCGGGGCGTAGCGCAGCCTGGTAGCGCACCACGCTGGGGGTGTGGTGGTCGCGAGTTCGAATCTCGCCGCCCCGACCATTTCCGTCAAAGCCATCGCCCGCCAGGCCAGGACCGCGCGGCAACGCAGCGAGCACCGGCATGAGCGTCGAGCACCGCCTGTACCCGGACATCGAGCCCTTCGACACCGGCTGGCTGCAGGTCTCGCCCCTCCATCGCATCCGTTACGAACAGAGCGGCAACCCGCAGGGCAAGCCGGTGGTCGGCCTGCATGGCGGTCCGGGCGCGGGCGCCTCGCCGCGCATGCGCCGCTTCTTCGATCCCGCCCGTTACCGCATCGTGCTGTTCGACCAGCGCGGCTGCGGGCGTTCGACGCCGCACGCCGAACTGGCCGAGAACACCACCTGGCACCTGGTCGACGACATCGAGGCGCTGCGCAGCCACCTGGGCATCGAGCGCTGGCAGGTGTTCGGCGGCTCCTGGGGGTCGACCCTGGCGCTGGCCTATGCGCAGCGCCATCCTTCGCGCGTCACCGAACTGGTCCTGCGCGGCATCTTCATGCTGCGTCGTGCCGAACTCGAGTGGTTCTACCAGCGCGGCGCCGACGCGCTTTTCCCGGACGCCTGGGAGGACTATGTCGCCGCGATCCCCGAGGTCGAGCGTGGCGATCTGATGGGCGCCTACCACCGGCGCCTGACCGGACCCGACGCGGAGCAACGACTGGCCGCGGCGATCGCCTGGACCACCTGGGAAAGCCGCACCAGCTTCCTGCTGCCCGATCCCGTGCATGTCGCCGCCACCCAGGCCGACGCCTTCGCCCTGGCCTTCGCTCGCATCGAGAGCCACTACTTCGTCAACGGCGGCTTCTTCGAGACCGACGGCCAGCTGCTGCGCGACATCGACCGCATCCGCCACATCCCCGCCACCATCGTGCAGGGCCGCTACGATGTGGTCTGCCCGATGCGCTCGGCCTGGGACCTGCACCGGGCCTGGCCGCAGGCCGAGCTGCGCATCGTCGACGATGCCGGCCACTCGGCGTTCGAGCCGGGTATCGCCGGCGCCCTGGTCGAGGCCACCGACCGCTACGCGCGCGCCTGACTGCGGGGCAGGGCGCTCGGTACGTCGCACTCGGCTGGGTCCCGGCCGGGGCGGGGCGCCGCGAGCGCTCGGCAGCGTGGTGTTGTACCGCCTGCAGGCGGACAATCGACCGCGCGACCGGTCGCCCAACCGGCCCCGTGCCGGAAGCGCACCTGCCCGGTGACCTGAAGCACTCGCCGAACGGCGATCCTGCCACTGGCGCATGACCCGGATGTCTGGTGACGGGAGGGTGCGAGGCCGTCGGGATCGTGCCGTCGTGCCGTCGTGCGGGCAGCGGACGATTGCGCGGCGATGGCCAGCCGGCACGTCGAGCGACCCCCCGGCAGCAGACCGTGCTGCGGCGCGAAGATCGGCGACCGGCGTGGCAGCCTCGTCGGACTTCCGGGTTAAGCTTGCGGCGATGTCCACCCTGGATCCCATCCCCGCGTTTCCCCCCGTCCCCGACGGCTTCGCCGCGCGGCTGTCGCGCCTGCGCGAACTCGTC encodes:
- the pip gene encoding prolyl aminopeptidase, whose translation is MSVEHRLYPDIEPFDTGWLQVSPLHRIRYEQSGNPQGKPVVGLHGGPGAGASPRMRRFFDPARYRIVLFDQRGCGRSTPHAELAENTTWHLVDDIEALRSHLGIERWQVFGGSWGSTLALAYAQRHPSRVTELVLRGIFMLRRAELEWFYQRGADALFPDAWEDYVAAIPEVERGDLMGAYHRRLTGPDAEQRLAAAIAWTTWESRTSFLLPDPVHVAATQADAFALAFARIESHYFVNGGFFETDGQLLRDIDRIRHIPATIVQGRYDVVCPMRSAWDLHRAWPQAELRIVDDAGHSAFEPGIAGALVEATDRYARA